Proteins encoded by one window of Corynebacterium amycolatum:
- a CDS encoding serine/threonine protein kinase, with product MSDENQYSEQAQQAQHPQYTPAPQEDAHAEAEAAATQAVAFDPFADEDDEQAPGTAAVAFDPFADDDDDDEEFDIAELLGRGGSSSSVTTEPGTQTPDPSMASHRKALEDFRRKRSTAHRGRTVADGMVHLPYITTQDPRDAVMSDEKIRATNKPTPSLKPGDIVADQYEIVGPIAHGGLGWIYLAIDHNVSDRWVVLKGMMAAKNEKDFAVVQAEREFLAEISHPGIVKIINFIDETDANSATGFIVMEYVGGPSLRKQRRSYPDGVMPCDLAIGYILELLPALDYLHSRGVVYNDLKPDNVLLSEDHVTLIDVGAVTGIGAYGHIYGTPGFQAPEIATTGPTIASDIYTVGRTLASLILKLPATNGVYDPGLPSPVEEPLFRRFYSLYRFLLRACHEDPEARFGSAEEMSVQLIGVLREILAVRDGVQFPQAVSNFSPQRSTYGTKHLVFRTDQLVDGITRGVEITPQEVTFALPVPLINPTDPGARILSASSFTEPNELIETLTNALSEPEYGSSVEIPLGIVRAKLDLGLIDEARDSLCDVSERLQRDWRYHWYEGVTYLLLDQFNDALTSFHHVLTMLPGEPAPKLALAATLELIQQRLGIANASLLEPSVARAAANLSSALDNVAADTPEIFSPAWASESLSPQTIRFNTLRLYAVVWAANPTTVSSAFGLARQLASERQHEMAISQLDRVPGNSRHHRMARLTTILMLTSGMPSELTESRIRRAARRLVELPTNEPRMPQLRIAVMASALNWLRSSNLDHAASSNGLFDAPFTVAGLREGLEKDLRMLARSSQFPRHRYNLVDIANLIRPRTWR from the coding sequence ATGAGCGATGAAAACCAGTACTCCGAGCAAGCCCAGCAAGCCCAGCATCCGCAATACACGCCAGCGCCCCAGGAGGATGCTCACGCAGAGGCAGAGGCAGCTGCCACTCAGGCCGTCGCCTTCGACCCATTCGCCGATGAAGACGACGAACAAGCGCCCGGCACTGCCGCTGTCGCCTTCGACCCTTTTGCGGACGATGATGACGATGACGAAGAGTTCGATATCGCCGAATTGTTGGGGCGCGGGGGCTCGTCGTCAAGCGTGACGACCGAACCCGGCACCCAGACACCAGATCCGTCGATGGCCTCGCACCGGAAAGCGTTGGAGGACTTTCGCCGGAAGCGATCGACTGCGCACCGTGGACGCACCGTCGCCGACGGCATGGTGCACCTGCCGTACATCACAACGCAGGATCCGCGCGATGCAGTAATGAGTGATGAGAAGATTCGCGCGACGAATAAGCCGACGCCGAGCCTGAAACCCGGCGATATCGTGGCGGATCAGTACGAAATTGTGGGCCCGATTGCCCACGGCGGTCTCGGCTGGATTTATCTGGCGATTGACCACAATGTCTCGGATCGCTGGGTCGTGCTCAAGGGCATGATGGCAGCGAAAAACGAGAAGGATTTCGCCGTAGTCCAGGCAGAACGCGAGTTCCTCGCGGAAATCTCGCATCCGGGAATTGTGAAGATCATCAACTTCATCGATGAGACGGACGCCAACAGCGCCACCGGCTTCATTGTGATGGAGTACGTCGGCGGCCCGTCGTTACGCAAACAGCGACGGAGCTACCCTGACGGCGTCATGCCCTGTGACCTGGCGATTGGCTACATCCTGGAGCTACTACCCGCGCTGGATTACCTGCACTCGCGCGGCGTTGTCTATAACGATTTGAAGCCGGACAACGTGCTGCTCAGCGAAGACCATGTCACGCTTATCGACGTTGGCGCGGTCACCGGCATCGGCGCCTACGGCCATATCTACGGCACGCCCGGATTCCAGGCGCCGGAGATTGCTACGACGGGACCGACGATTGCCAGTGATATCTACACTGTCGGCCGCACGCTGGCCTCGCTGATTCTGAAGTTGCCGGCGACCAACGGCGTCTACGATCCGGGACTGCCCTCACCTGTCGAAGAGCCTCTGTTCCGCCGTTTTTACTCGCTCTACCGCTTTCTACTGCGCGCTTGCCACGAAGATCCGGAGGCTCGCTTCGGTTCTGCCGAAGAGATGAGTGTGCAGCTCATCGGCGTATTGCGCGAGATTCTGGCGGTGCGCGACGGCGTGCAATTCCCACAGGCGGTGTCGAATTTCTCGCCGCAGCGTTCCACGTACGGCACCAAGCACCTGGTGTTCCGCACCGACCAGCTTGTCGACGGCATCACCCGCGGCGTGGAAATCACTCCGCAAGAAGTGACCTTCGCGCTGCCTGTGCCACTGATTAACCCGACAGATCCGGGTGCGCGCATCCTGAGCGCCTCGTCGTTTACGGAACCCAACGAACTAATCGAAACACTGACCAACGCACTGTCCGAACCCGAGTATGGTTCTTCGGTGGAAATTCCGCTGGGCATCGTGCGTGCGAAACTGGACCTCGGATTAATTGATGAGGCCCGCGACAGCCTCTGCGATGTCTCTGAACGCTTGCAGCGCGATTGGCGTTACCACTGGTACGAGGGCGTGACTTATCTGCTTCTCGACCAATTCAACGATGCCCTCACCTCGTTCCACCACGTGCTGACAATGCTTCCCGGTGAGCCCGCCCCGAAGTTGGCGCTGGCAGCGACTCTCGAGTTGATTCAACAGCGCTTGGGCATCGCCAACGCATCTCTCCTCGAGCCCTCTGTCGCCCGCGCCGCCGCGAACTTGAGCAGCGCGCTGGATAATGTCGCTGCCGATACGCCCGAAATCTTCTCCCCCGCCTGGGCCAGCGAGTCCCTGTCGCCTCAGACAATTCGTTTCAACACCCTGCGTCTCTACGCCGTCGTGTGGGCGGCCAACCCGACGACGGTATCCTCCGCCTTCGGGCTAGCTCGTCAGCTGGCCTCTGAGCGCCAACACGAAATGGCTATCTCCCAGCTTGACCGCGTTCCCGGTAACTCCCGCCACCATCGCATGGCACGTTTGACGACGATTCTGATGCTCACCTCCGGGATGCCCTCCGAGTTGACCGAATCGAGAATTCGCCGTGCTGCGCGTCGCCTGGTGGAGCTACCAACAAATGAACCGCGCATGCCGCAGCTGCGCATCGCCGTGATGGCGTCCGCGCTGAACTGGTTGCGCAGCTCGAACCTCGACCATGCAGCTAGCTCCAATGGTCTTTTCGATGCGCCCTTTACCGTGGCTGGCCTGCGTGAAGGACTGGAAAAAGACTTACGGATGCTGGCGCGCTCTTCACAGTTTCCGCGACACCGCTACAACTTGGTGGATATCGCAAATCTCATTCGGCCACGAACTTGGCGTTAG
- a CDS encoding glutamate ABC transporter substrate-binding protein, protein MIVPFSPSLRGLAGWRRRAVLGALAVAGLTVCACATDSLADDPYSRTILEATGDFPLPPGAFYDKASSRKPATEANTPDLSTLAPDDQTPEERIPEIYQRGRIIVGVDQSLNLLSFRDFSTGELSGFEVSLAQEIARDIFDNPDAVEFRFVDSNERTAALEDGTVDVVLRTMTVTDARREKVLFSAPYLTARAGVLVSSPGGDASPEDVKDGRICVSRGSTTEDLIRRLSPNNTLLLVGNWSDCLISLQNSQAEIVVADDTILAGINDQDPATAIVQRGLNEESYAAGVSQGNPGLVRQINATLERMATDGTWQSLYDTWFGPFLPSGTQPSPQYGDDEDILGISPTPETAPEGEVDNR, encoded by the coding sequence ATGATCGTTCCGTTCTCCCCATCACTCCGCGGTCTCGCCGGCTGGCGGCGCAGAGCCGTCCTTGGCGCACTCGCCGTCGCGGGCCTCACCGTCTGTGCCTGCGCGACCGATTCGCTTGCCGACGATCCCTACTCGCGCACAATCCTGGAGGCCACCGGTGACTTTCCCCTGCCACCGGGCGCGTTCTACGACAAAGCCTCCTCGAGGAAGCCTGCGACAGAAGCCAACACGCCAGATCTGTCCACACTCGCCCCCGATGACCAAACGCCGGAAGAGCGAATCCCGGAGATTTACCAGCGCGGTCGCATCATCGTTGGTGTTGACCAATCATTGAACCTGCTCAGCTTCCGCGACTTCAGCACCGGAGAGCTTTCGGGGTTTGAGGTATCCCTGGCACAGGAGATTGCCCGGGACATCTTTGACAATCCCGATGCTGTCGAGTTTCGGTTCGTCGACAGCAACGAACGCACCGCCGCACTCGAAGACGGCACCGTCGATGTCGTTTTGCGCACTATGACGGTCACCGATGCCCGGCGCGAAAAGGTGCTGTTCTCCGCACCGTATTTGACAGCACGAGCTGGAGTTCTCGTCTCTTCACCGGGTGGCGATGCTTCCCCCGAGGACGTCAAGGACGGTCGCATCTGCGTCTCCCGGGGATCTACTACCGAGGATTTGATTCGACGGCTCTCGCCGAACAATACGCTGCTGTTGGTCGGCAACTGGTCGGATTGCCTCATTTCACTTCAAAACAGCCAGGCAGAGATTGTCGTTGCCGATGACACCATCCTCGCTGGTATCAACGACCAAGATCCGGCCACCGCGATTGTCCAGCGGGGCTTGAACGAGGAAAGCTACGCGGCCGGTGTATCCCAGGGGAACCCAGGCCTAGTTCGCCAAATCAACGCGACCCTGGAGCGTATGGCAACCGATGGCACCTGGCAGTCCCTCTACGACACCTGGTTCGGCCCCTTCCTGCCAAGCGGTACACAGCCATCGCCACAGTACGGCGACGACGAAGACATACTTGGAATCTCCCCCACACCGGAAACTGCTCCAGAAGGCGAGGTGGATAACCGATGA
- a CDS encoding NUDIX domain-containing protein gives MLQDGNGWAAGPSGTRCWGRFGAAGLLIVSPQRTVLMQHRADWTSFPLTWGVPGGACDSHETPEATALRETAEETGLLEHQLRILDTQVTTGPFPADPDRPELAGGWKYHTVYALAAEELETNPNEESLELRWVPLDDVDSLDLLPPFVESWPRVRAHLEKLLEALD, from the coding sequence ATGCTTCAGGATGGAAATGGTTGGGCAGCCGGCCCCAGCGGTACGCGCTGCTGGGGACGCTTCGGAGCTGCAGGGCTGCTGATTGTGAGCCCTCAGCGCACTGTGCTTATGCAGCATCGAGCTGACTGGACATCGTTCCCCCTAACGTGGGGTGTTCCTGGTGGGGCTTGTGATTCTCATGAGACTCCTGAGGCGACCGCGCTGCGTGAAACGGCTGAGGAAACTGGGCTGCTGGAGCATCAGCTTCGCATCCTCGACACGCAGGTCACCACCGGTCCCTTCCCGGCCGATCCGGATCGCCCCGAGCTCGCCGGCGGCTGGAAATACCACACGGTCTACGCACTAGCTGCCGAAGAGCTGGAGACGAATCCGAACGAGGAGTCCCTAGAGTTGCGCTGGGTTCCGCTTGACGACGTCGACAGCCTCGATCTGCTGCCGCCTTTTGTGGAATCGTGGCCCCGGGTGCGCGCGCACCTCGAGAAACTGCTGGAGGCCCTTGACTAG
- a CDS encoding MarR family winged helix-turn-helix transcriptional regulator translates to MTSARSPQRTTTPEPASGFPTADDSTESDESLRESVQKISIGLYDFLASTRRLGERPNARMDISQSEMEVLHFISTHPGCGVSDIARLRFLRPSNVSATVRRLLDNGLIERENNAKDRRAQNLYVSSDGETLLEQLIDHWGALVYEIVRTMSQKDVRALIKALPSLLKLAEHSESYVEEHQRRQEPF, encoded by the coding sequence ATGACTTCTGCACGCTCCCCTCAGCGCACCACTACCCCGGAGCCAGCGAGCGGCTTCCCCACCGCGGATGACTCGACTGAGTCCGATGAATCCCTGCGCGAAAGCGTGCAGAAGATTTCCATCGGCCTGTATGACTTCCTTGCGTCGACTCGCCGCCTCGGTGAGCGCCCGAATGCCAGGATGGACATTTCCCAGTCGGAAATGGAAGTACTGCACTTTATTTCAACCCACCCGGGCTGCGGCGTATCCGACATTGCACGCCTGCGTTTCCTACGCCCATCCAACGTTTCGGCAACAGTTCGCCGTCTACTCGACAACGGACTGATTGAACGCGAGAACAATGCAAAGGATCGCCGTGCGCAGAACCTCTATGTCTCCAGCGATGGCGAGACGCTGCTGGAGCAACTTATCGACCACTGGGGTGCGCTGGTGTACGAAATTGTGCGGACAATGTCGCAAAAGGACGTTCGTGCGCTAATTAAGGCACTGCCTTCGCTACTGAAGCTGGCGGAGCACTCGGAAAGCTATGTTGAGGAGCACCAGCGCCGCCAGGAGCCGTTCTAA